The Yersinia entomophaga nucleotide sequence CGTTGATAGGCCAATCGATCTGAATGAGCTTTGTATTGCTCATCCGGCAGCGACTTATTTTGTCCGGGTGACCGGTAATTCAATGATTGGGGCGGGGATTTTTGACGGTTCGCTGCTGGTGGTGGATCGCAGCATTTCCCCGAGCCACGGCGATATTATCATTGCCTCTGTTGCCGGTGAATTCACGGTCAAGCGGCTGTGCCTGAGGCCTGTCGTACAGTTAGAAGCGATGAATCCTGATTATCCGCCGATAGTTCTGCACGATGGCGGGGATGATTTGGAAACTTTTGGCGTTGTCCGTTTCGTTATCAATGAGGCATCCGGTGTTTGCCCTGGCTGATGTAAATTCGTTCTATGCGTCCTGCGAAGCCGTATTCCGGCCAGATTTGCGCGGGCGGCCTGTGGTGGTGCTCAGCAATAATGATGGCTGCATTATCGCCAGAAATCAGGAAGCGAAGGCTCTCGATATCAAAATGGGTGGGCCATATTTTAAGCATCGACAGCTTTTCGAGCGGCACAATGTGGCGGTATTCAGCAGTAATTACGAGCTTTACGCGGATATGTCCAACCGGGTGATGACTGTGCTGGAAGATATGGCTCCATCGGTTGAGATTTACAGTATTGATGAGGCCTTTCTGGATGTCAGCGGCGTAAGCAACTGCATGAGTCTGGAGCAGTTTGGTCGTAACGTGCGGGCACGGGTATTGTTATGGACCGGACTGACCGTGGGGGTCGGCATTGCCCAGACCAAAACGCTGGCCAAACTGGCGAACCATGCGGCCAAACAATGGAGCAAAACCGGCGGCGTGGTGGATTTATCCGATCCGCTCAGGCAACGCAAATTGCTGGCGATAACACCGGTGGAAGATGTCTGGGGAATAGGGCGGCGGATCGGTAAGAAACTCAATCTGTTAGGTATCAAAACGGCGCTGCAACTGGCCGATACCAGCCCACAGA carries:
- the umuD gene encoding translesion error-prone DNA polymerase V autoproteolytic subunit, which gives rise to MRFHSLSPLREIVPIPLFNATIPAGFPSPAADYVDRPIDLNELCIAHPAATYFVRVTGNSMIGAGIFDGSLLVVDRSISPSHGDIIIASVAGEFTVKRLCLRPVVQLEAMNPDYPPIVLHDGGDDLETFGVVRFVINEASGVCPG
- a CDS encoding Y-family DNA polymerase: MFALADVNSFYASCEAVFRPDLRGRPVVVLSNNDGCIIARNQEAKALDIKMGGPYFKHRQLFERHNVAVFSSNYELYADMSNRVMTVLEDMAPSVEIYSIDEAFLDVSGVSNCMSLEQFGRNVRARVLLWTGLTVGVGIAQTKTLAKLANHAAKQWSKTGGVVDLSDPLRQRKLLAITPVEDVWGIGRRIGKKLNLLGIKTALQLADTSPQIARKHFSVVLERTVRELRGESCLALEEFAPTKQQIVCSRSFGERITDYQDMREAICGYAVRAAEKLRGEHQYCRGISAFIKTSPFAVNEAYYGNVASTQLYTPTQDSRDIITAATRCLDSIWQDGHRYQKGGVMLGDFYGQGVAQLGLFDENSPKANSEQLMATLDRINQSGKGKIWFAGQGIQRAWQMKRDMLSPAYTTRLQDLLKVRA